A segment of the Georgenia sp. M64 genome:
CCGCAGGGGGTGGTCCTCCGTCGGCGGGAAGACGTCGAGGATGCCGCCGCGGACGGCGAACTCCCCGCGCCGCTCGACCATGTCGACCCGGGTGTAGGCGGCCGCGGCGAGGCGCGCGGCGATCTCCTCGAGGTCGGCCTGCTGGCCGATCCGCAGCGACACGGGCTCGAGGTCGCCCAGCCCCTCGACGACCGGCTGGAGGAGGGCTCGCACCGGCATGACGAGCACCCGGATGGGGCCGGCCTGGCCGCCGTCGGGGTCGGGGTGGGTCAGGCGGCGCAGCACCGCGAGGCGGCGGGCGACCGTGTCGCTGCGGGGGGAGAGCCGCTCGTGCGGGAGGGTCTCCCACGCGGGGAAGACCGCGACGTCGTCGTCGGGCAGGAAGTTGCGCAGCGCGCTCGCCGCCTCGTCGGCCTCCCGGCCGGTGGCGGTGACGACGACCACCGGGCGGCCGGCCCGCGACCCGGACGCCGGGGGCGTCGCGCCGTCGGGCGCGCCGTCCGCACCGGCGAGCTGGGCCACGAGCGGTGCGCGCACGCCGAGCGGGACGTCGACGGAGACCATCGGCGCGAGGACCGGCTCGCGGGCGAGCTCGACGGCGGAGGCGACGGCGGGGTCGGTGCGCAGCAGCGGGAGCAGTCCGGTGAGCTTCATGGGTCCTTCGCAGGTCGGCGACCGGTGCGCGCTCCCCGGTCCGGGCAGCACGCAGGCCCCGCATCCGTGAGGGCTGCGGGGGCCGCGGACAGTCTACGTTTCGGCCCTCGCGGGGCGCGCGGGGGCGGTCCGGTCAGGTCGGGGCCGGTCGGTCGAGGCGTGGAGGGACTCTTCCGGTCAGCCCGCCTGGCTCGTGCCCACGCCGCCCCACACCGACCGGGCGCCGCTCTCCCCCACCCGGTAGACCTGGAAGCCCGCGACGAGCGCCGCGACCACCGCCAGCGCGGCCACCACCGTCACGGCCCCACCGGCGGTGCGGGTCTCGCGCGCCGTCGTCGCCGCCATCGCCCCCACGCCGCGCCGCGGGGCGGGGCGCCCGTCGCCGGCCGCGCGCCGGCCCGTGCCGGCCGCTCGCGGAGCGTCCGCCGGGACCGCGCGCCGGTCCAGCGCGACGAGCGCCCACAGCAGGAGCGTCATCGGCAGGGCGAACCAGAGCAGCTGCCCGCCGAGCACCTGGTGGTCGCCCGCCGGGGCACCGACCCGTGCCACGAGGGCGTCGCCGCTCTGCGTCGCGACGGGCACCAGCGCGGTGCCGGCGGTCGCGACGAGCGCGGCGAGGGGCCCGAACGTCCGGCGCCACCGGGGCACGACGGCGACGGCGAGCGTGCCGGCCACCGCGAGCGGCAGCAGGACCACGACCGCATGCACGACGAGGGGGTGCAGGGGCAGGCCCTGGATGGTGTCGAACATCTGTCGCTCCTTCGTCGGTGCGTCCCTCCCACGCCGCGCCCGGGCGGGCACCGTGGCCTGTGTGGGATACGGCCGACACCGCGCCCGGGATTGCCGGTCCCTCGCGCGGGGACCGCCCGACCGGACGTCGGCCGACCGAGATCGCCCGAGCACCCGAAGCACCCGAAGCACCCGAAGCACCCGAAGCACCCGAAGCAGAAGACTCCGTCAGGCATGACCTGACAAAGTCTCCTGCTTCCTGGAGGGCGGGCCGCCACACGCACGCCAGGCCCGGGCCGCGCGCCTGTGTACGTCAGGCGTGCTGGTGCGAGAACTGCGTCTCGTACAGCTCGGCGTACAGGCCGCCGGCGGCGAGCAGCTCGGCGTGCGTGCCCTGCTCGACGATCCGGCCCCGGTCGACGACCGCGATGGAGTCGGCCTTGCGCACCGTGGAGAGCCGGTGGGCGATGACGATGGACGTCCGTCCGGCCATGGCGCTGTCCAGCGCCTGCTGCACGGCGGCCTCGGACTCGGAGTCCAGGTGCGCCGTCGCCTCGTCCAGGACGACGATGCGCGGCGAGCGCAGGAGGAGGCGCGCGATGGCCACGCGCTGCTTCTCCCCGCCGGAGAGGCGGTGCCCACGCTCGCCGACCACCGTGTCGAGCCCCTCGGGCAGGCGCTGGACGAGCGGCTCGACGTGGGCGGCGCGCAACGCGTCGAAGAGCTCCTCCCCGCTGGCGTCCGGGCGGGCGTAGAGGAGGTTGGCCCGGACGGTGTCGTGGAAGAGGTGCGCGTCCTGGGTGACCACGCCGACGGCGCGGTGGAGCGAGGCCTGGCGGACCCGGCGCACGTCCAGCCCGCCGATGCGCACGGCGCCCGTGGTGGGGTCGTACAGGCGGGCCACCATCGTGGACAGGGTGGTCTTGCCGGCACCCGAGGGCCCGACGAGCGCGAGCATCGTGCCCGGCTCGACCCGCAGGGTGATGCCCTTGAGGACCTCCTCGGAGGCGTCGCCGTCGGCCTCGCCCGCCTCGGCGCCGTCGGGTCCCGCAGCGGGGTCGGCCGCCCCGACCGCCACGGCCGCGGCGGGCTCGCCGCCGTCGGCGAGGGCCTCGGCGCTCCGGCTGGGCTCGCCCTCGAGCGAGACGATGGAGACCTGGTCCGCCCGCGGGTAGGCGAACCGGACGTCGTCCAGCTCGACGTCGAGGGGCCCCGCGGGCAGGTCGACGGCGTCCTCGGCGTCGGTGATCATCGGCCGGAGGTCGAGCACCTCGAAGACGCGCTCGAAGCTGACGAGCGCGCTCATGACGTCGACCTGGACGTTGCTCAGGGCGGTCACGGGACCGTAGAGACGCCCGAGAAGCCCGGCGAAGGCGACGAGGGTGCCGATGGTCACCACACCGTCGATGGCCAGGACGCCGCCGACGCCGTAGACCAGCGCGGTCGCGAGGGAGGCCATCGCGCCGAGCGCGGCGAAGAAGACCCGAGAGCTCATCGCCGTCCGCACACCGATCTCACGGACCCGGGCGGCCCGCTCGGCGAACTCGGCGTCCTCCCGCTCGGGGTCGCCGAAGAGCTTGACGAGCAGGGCACCGGCGACGTTGAAGCGCTCGGTCATCCGGTTTCCCAGCTCGGCGTTGAGCTCCATGCCACGCCGACGCAGGCCCGCCAGGCGCCGCCCGACGCGCCGGGCGGGCAGCAGCAGGGCCGGGACGACGAGCAGCGCCACCACGGTGATCTGCCAGGACAGGGCCATCATCGTGGCCAGGACGACCGTGACGGAGATGACGTTGGAGACCACCCCCGACAGGGTGGAGGTGAAGGCCTGCTGCGCCCCGATGACGTCGGAGTTCAGCCGGGTGACGAGGGAGCCGGTCTGTGTGCGGGTGAAGAAGGCGACCGACTGCCGCTGGACGTGCCCGAAGACGTCGGTGCGCAGGTCGTAGATGAGGCCCTCGCCGATCCGGGAGGAGAACCACCGCTGAAGGAGGTTGAGGACCGCCTCGGCCACGGCCACGACCGCGACGAGACCGGCGAGGATCACGACGAGGCGCCGGTCACCGTTCGCCACGCCGTCGTCGATGATCCGCTGGAGGAGAAGCGGGGTCGCGACCACCATGAGCGAGCCGACCACCACCAGGACGAGGAAGGCGACGATGTACCGGCGGTGCGGCGCCGCGTAGGCGAGCACGCGCTTGGTGGTGCCGGGCCGCAGGCGGTGGTCCTTGACGGAGTCGTCCTGGCGCAGCGTGCGGCCGAAGCCGCCGGGCCCGCCCATGCCGCCGCCCATGCCGCCGTGGCCCATGCTCATCAGCGCGCCCCGGCGGTGTGCAGCTGCTGCTGCGCCTTCTCCAGACCCAGGACGACGACGTCCTCGACGGCGTCGGCCGCCTCCTCCAGGGTGACGCCGAGGCCCGGCCGCTCGGCGACGGGAAAGTCACGCAGGACGAAGTCGGCCGCGTCCATCCGTCCCGGGGGCCGACCGATGCCCACGCGCAGCCGGACGTAGTCCTTCGTGCCCAGCGCGGACGAGATCGACCGGAGGCCGTTGTGGCCGCCCTCGCCGCCGTCGCGCTTGAGGCGGAGGGTCTCCACCGGCAGGTCGAGCTCGTCGTGGACGACGAGCAGACGCTCGGGCGCGACGTCGTAGAAGCGCGTCAGCGCGGCGACCGAGGCCCCCGAGACGTTCATGTACGACGACGGCTTG
Coding sequences within it:
- a CDS encoding DUF2231 domain-containing protein, giving the protein MFDTIQGLPLHPLVVHAVVVLLPLAVAGTLAVAVVPRWRRTFGPLAALVATAGTALVPVATQSGDALVARVGAPAGDHQVLGGQLLWFALPMTLLLWALVALDRRAVPADAPRAAGTGRRAAGDGRPAPRRGVGAMAATTARETRTAGGAVTVVAALAVVAALVAGFQVYRVGESGARSVWGGVGTSQAG
- the pth gene encoding aminoacyl-tRNA hydrolase, which encodes MNPWLVVGLGNPGPQYAGNRHNVGQMVLDVLAGRIGGTFTTHKARALVLDGRLGTLPGGAPGPRVVLAKPSSYMNVSGASVAALTRFYDVAPERLLVVHDELDLPVETLRLKRDGGEGGHNGLRSISSALGTKDYVRLRVGIGRPPGRMDAADFVLRDFPVAERPGLGVTLEEAADAVEDVVVLGLEKAQQQLHTAGAR
- a CDS encoding ABC transporter ATP-binding protein — protein: MSMGHGGMGGGMGGPGGFGRTLRQDDSVKDHRLRPGTTKRVLAYAAPHRRYIVAFLVLVVVGSLMVVATPLLLQRIIDDGVANGDRRLVVILAGLVAVVAVAEAVLNLLQRWFSSRIGEGLIYDLRTDVFGHVQRQSVAFFTRTQTGSLVTRLNSDVIGAQQAFTSTLSGVVSNVISVTVVLATMMALSWQITVVALLVVPALLLPARRVGRRLAGLRRRGMELNAELGNRMTERFNVAGALLVKLFGDPEREDAEFAERAARVREIGVRTAMSSRVFFAALGAMASLATALVYGVGGVLAIDGVVTIGTLVAFAGLLGRLYGPVTALSNVQVDVMSALVSFERVFEVLDLRPMITDAEDAVDLPAGPLDVELDDVRFAYPRADQVSIVSLEGEPSRSAEALADGGEPAAAVAVGAADPAAGPDGAEAGEADGDASEEVLKGITLRVEPGTMLALVGPSGAGKTTLSTMVARLYDPTTGAVRIGGLDVRRVRQASLHRAVGVVTQDAHLFHDTVRANLLYARPDASGEELFDALRAAHVEPLVQRLPEGLDTVVGERGHRLSGGEKQRVAIARLLLRSPRIVVLDEATAHLDSESEAAVQQALDSAMAGRTSIVIAHRLSTVRKADSIAVVDRGRIVEQGTHAELLAAGGLYAELYETQFSHQHA